Proteins encoded by one window of Emticicia oligotrophica DSM 17448:
- a CDS encoding tyrosine-type recombinase/integrase — MSAESEKLLRELENYLRAKRYSPRTVNNYSYEIRYLLSHYSDRSAYSLVQTDIINYLTYIQEQFNASWGKCHTAAQAMSCFFQHILQLPAIRARSFYPLKRQVYPNILSQQEVGMVLNCCEILQHKAIVSVFYGTGVRLSELQHLKLSDLDRPNLRLRVSHGKGNKERYTLLSEKLLSLLEEYWRAYRPKVYLFEGRLVGKPMKARTIQFHVASAMGRAGLLSPERRLSCHTLRHSFATHLLDAGTDVHTIQQLLGHSHISTTMVYLHLQESKRRNIINPVDSFL; from the coding sequence TTGAGTGCTGAGTCGGAGAAGCTTTTGCGAGAATTAGAAAATTACCTCAGAGCTAAACGCTATTCCCCACGCACGGTCAATAATTACAGCTATGAGATTCGGTATTTGCTGAGTCATTATTCCGACCGCTCGGCCTATAGTCTGGTTCAGACCGACATCATCAATTACCTGACTTACATCCAAGAGCAATTCAATGCATCGTGGGGCAAATGTCATACCGCCGCCCAGGCAATGAGTTGCTTTTTTCAACACATTCTTCAACTACCAGCCATCCGAGCACGCTCATTTTATCCCCTCAAACGACAAGTGTACCCCAATATACTCAGTCAGCAAGAGGTGGGAATGGTTTTAAATTGTTGTGAAATCTTGCAACACAAGGCCATTGTATCAGTTTTTTATGGAACGGGCGTTCGCCTGAGTGAATTACAACACCTGAAATTGAGCGACCTTGATAGACCCAATTTACGGCTTCGAGTATCCCATGGCAAGGGTAATAAAGAACGCTACACCTTACTTTCAGAGAAGTTATTGAGTTTATTAGAAGAATATTGGCGAGCGTACCGCCCCAAAGTTTACCTTTTTGAGGGGCGACTGGTAGGCAAGCCCATGAAGGCTCGAACGATTCAGTTTCATGTAGCCAGTGCTATGGGTCGAGCGGGCTTGTTGAGTCCCGAGCGTCGATTGTCATGTCATACTTTGCGTCATAGTTTTGCTACCCACCTGCTGGATGCCGGCACCGACGTCCATACGATTCAGCAGTTGTTGGGTCATTCTCACATCTCCACGACGATGGTGTATTTACATCTGCAAGAGAGCAAACGTCGCAATATCATCAATCCTGTAGATAGCTTTCTTTGA
- a CDS encoding outer membrane beta-barrel protein: MKKTILTTFTLLFSLYSLAQKLTKSEVMEILTKNSHSEKVISKALELSLDFQETEQINLLKKSGVYDDIIIVIINNHIKTSSNNLKEILDYQNKGYSIDLISKYVLTLPKYSKQKSAPNHQIEFGINTGLQNVHFDNYTEMTNIPQINDFRVIFGANIQYSFTKNVWISSGINYEQKGTRLRAFDGTAKGRIANIRIPYIEVPVSLNVGVGNKTKCYLSIGGYGSFAMTKPTYISHGFTYTNTKLNTNTPIDFGSIVGLGFKMKQKDFGNVFMEIRYSQGFRYVKLNDILVRNKNLGVVIGATFNKRKRKFNN, translated from the coding sequence ATGAAAAAAACTATACTTACAACTTTCACATTGCTATTTTCTCTTTATTCACTTGCTCAAAAACTGACCAAAAGTGAAGTGATGGAAATCTTAACAAAGAATAGTCATTCAGAAAAAGTCATTTCAAAAGCCTTAGAACTAAGTTTGGACTTTCAAGAAACAGAACAAATCAACTTGTTAAAAAAGAGTGGCGTTTATGATGATATTATAATTGTTATCATCAACAACCATATTAAAACTTCGTCAAATAATTTAAAGGAAATACTTGATTATCAAAATAAAGGTTATAGTATTGACTTAATCTCTAAATATGTATTAACATTACCAAAATACAGTAAGCAAAAATCCGCACCAAATCATCAAATTGAATTCGGCATTAATACTGGACTTCAAAATGTCCATTTTGATAACTACACAGAAATGACGAATATACCTCAGATAAATGATTTTAGAGTTATTTTTGGAGCAAACATTCAATATAGTTTCACCAAAAACGTATGGATTTCATCTGGAATTAACTATGAACAAAAAGGAACGAGATTACGAGCATTTGACGGTACAGCTAAAGGTCGTATTGCAAATATTAGGATTCCATACATAGAAGTACCTGTTTCATTGAATGTTGGAGTTGGCAATAAAACTAAATGCTATCTATCCATTGGAGGATATGGTTCATTTGCTATGACAAAACCTACATACATTAGTCATGGATTTACATATACAAATACGAAGTTAAACACAAATACTCCTATAGATTTTGGTAGTATAGTCGGTTTAGGTTTCAAAATGAAACAAAAAGATTTTGGAAATGTATTTATGGAAATTCGGTATTCTCAGGGATTTCGATATGTTAAATTGAATGATATTCTTGTCAGAAATAAAAACTTAGGGGTGGTTATTGGAGCTACTTTTAATAAACGAAAGAGAAAGTTTAACAATTAG
- a CDS encoding type II toxin-antitoxin system TacA family antitoxin, translated as MGTLINDRIDVRISKEQKDLIKFACDLSGFKNLTEFVVFCINKEANNIIIENSKILKSIEDKKVFLNALLNPPPPNSKLKKAQSNYLKYLKENEFENNSIRKKV; from the coding sequence ATGGGAACTTTAATTAATGATAGGATTGATGTTCGAATTAGCAAAGAGCAAAAGGACTTAATTAAGTTTGCTTGTGATTTAAGTGGATTTAAGAATCTAACAGAGTTTGTCGTTTTTTGTATTAACAAAGAGGCTAATAATATTATTATTGAAAATAGTAAGATTCTTAAAAGTATTGAGGATAAGAAAGTGTTTTTAAATGCTCTATTGAATCCTCCTCCACCTAACTCTAAACTTAAGAAAGCCCAATCAAATTATTTAAAATATCTTAAAGAAAATGAATTTGAGAATAACAGTATTAGAAAAAAAGTATGA
- a CDS encoding IS5 family transposase, with translation MSILDKDRIKTFILPYLSQGKRGKNLTEDKRISIVLSIFHRLKTGCQWRELPLEKYFTEQYSYESVFYHFNKWCKDGSWKRMWIGLLAKYKNHLDLSSIQLDGSQTRANRGGNKVGFQFRKADESTNFLYLCDRQGILIAISEPISGEHHDLAEIKQQFEQLINWLDQSNIRTEGLFLNADAGFDSQECRQICSQHHIEANIAFNKRNGATENRNEYFDELLYENRYVIERAFAWLDAFKALLIRYETTAINWLNLNIIGMIVCFLRKISTKIKS, from the coding sequence ATGAGCATCTTAGACAAAGATAGAATTAAAACCTTTATTCTTCCATATTTAAGTCAAGGTAAACGAGGTAAAAATTTAACGGAAGATAAACGAATAAGTATTGTTTTATCCATTTTTCATCGTTTAAAAACAGGATGCCAGTGGAGAGAATTACCATTGGAGAAATATTTCACCGAGCAATATAGTTATGAATCTGTATTTTATCATTTCAATAAATGGTGTAAGGATGGTTCATGGAAAAGAATGTGGATTGGTTTATTGGCGAAATATAAGAACCATTTAGACTTATCAAGCATCCAATTAGACGGTTCACAAACCCGAGCCAACAGAGGAGGAAATAAAGTAGGGTTTCAGTTCAGAAAAGCAGATGAGAGTACAAATTTTTTGTACTTGTGTGATAGGCAGGGCATTCTAATTGCAATTTCAGAACCCATAAGTGGTGAACATCATGATTTAGCAGAAATAAAACAGCAATTTGAACAATTGATAAATTGGCTTGACCAATCTAACATTAGAACCGAAGGTTTATTCTTAAATGCAGATGCTGGTTTTGATAGTCAAGAGTGTAGGCAGATATGTTCCCAACACCATATTGAAGCTAACATAGCTTTCAATAAAAGAAATGGGGCTACTGAAAACAGAAATGAATATTTTGATGAACTCTTATATGAAAATCGCTATGTGATAGAGAGAGCTTTTGCTTGGTTAGACGCTTTTAAAGCTTTGCTTATAAGATATGAAACAACGGCAATCAATTGGCTAAATCTAAATATTATTGGTATGATAGTGTGTTTCCTGCGAAAAATATCCACTAAAATAAAATCTTAA
- a CDS encoding leucine-rich repeat domain-containing protein, giving the protein MYLIYLITILFFNSRTNERIEIEDVNFEKYLVEQGIDSDKKIDGKISKADIIDIKALDLGLKDIHSLSGIESFEKLRVLNCSTNNIRKLDISRNKNLEVLVCDNNLLDSLDISQNINLVELNCRDNKIKFINLQMNPRLCRVDCSGNLLKFIEIPESITILNCSGNEIQNLDIRKALNLTSLGCHENKIEHLEISNHLALTDINCSDNPLKYLDLSKNINLFNLHCDRTYLTKLDLSQNPKIEWFSCKGNIFSSICVWDLKIAKERAQKKSYGVQMWEMDKNIKLVICK; this is encoded by the coding sequence ATGTATCTTATTTATCTAATTACCATTTTATTCTTTAATAGTCGAACAAATGAAAGAATAGAGATAGAAGATGTTAACTTCGAAAAATATTTAGTTGAACAAGGAATAGATTCAGACAAAAAGATTGATGGGAAGATAAGCAAGGCTGATATTATTGACATTAAAGCACTTGATTTGGGACTTAAAGATATACATAGTTTAAGTGGTATTGAATCGTTTGAAAAACTTAGAGTACTAAATTGCAGTACTAATAATATTCGAAAGTTAGATATATCAAGAAATAAAAATTTAGAGGTATTAGTTTGTGATAATAACTTATTAGATTCTTTAGATATTTCACAAAATATTAATTTAGTTGAACTTAATTGTCGTGATAATAAAATCAAATTTATCAACCTTCAAATGAATCCACGTTTATGTAGAGTTGATTGTAGTGGAAACCTTCTAAAATTTATTGAAATACCCGAAAGTATTACAATACTCAACTGTTCTGGAAACGAGATTCAAAATTTGGATATTAGAAAAGCCTTGAACTTAACAAGTTTAGGTTGTCATGAAAACAAGATTGAACATCTTGAAATTAGTAATCATTTAGCATTAACTGATATAAATTGCTCAGATAACCCCTTGAAATACTTAGATTTATCAAAAAATATAAATCTTTTTAATTTGCATTGTGATAGAACATATTTGACCAAATTGGATTTGAGTCAAAACCCAAAAATTGAATGGTTTTCGTGCAAAGGAAATATATTCTCTTCAATTTGTGTTTGGGATCTAAAAATAGCTAAGGAAAGAGCTCAAAAGAAAAGTTATGGTGTCCAAATGTGGGAAATGGATAAAAATATAAAATTAGTTATTTGTAAATAA
- a CDS encoding IS91 family transposase, which yields MNKQESLQGVFSKAQRMVFNSYSKSVFGQLSTCRTLSNGYHLSQCSDCGHQQMQFHGCGNRHCLFCGHFGREQWVGQRRAELLPTTYYHVVFTLPHELNGLVMGNRTLLYNLLLESSSQTLIQFGKDPKYLGAEIGITSVLHTWGQNLSFHPHVHCIVSGGGFDGNQWQNSKRVSGKFLFPVGAMKIVFKGILMKGLRKLRPKLRLDKLNFEDLLSQIGQKAWNVYAKRPFGGAMGVLEYLGRYTHRIAISSSRITEVGQTTVSFNYKDYADGSKVKQMTLSHEEFLRRFEQHILPRYFVKIRHYGYLRNRGKQERLKQILASLQLSERKPIPKLTVEQFMQEKYGTGLGKCPCCGEGRMVSIAVTYSHRCEPIQASFQVRNKASPV from the coding sequence ATGAATAAGCAAGAAAGTTTACAAGGGGTTTTTAGCAAAGCACAAAGAATGGTCTTTAATTCATACTCCAAGAGCGTTTTTGGTCAACTGAGCACTTGCCGCACCCTTTCCAATGGCTATCATCTGAGTCAATGCAGCGATTGTGGGCATCAGCAGATGCAGTTTCATGGCTGTGGGAATCGGCATTGTCTGTTTTGTGGACACTTCGGTCGAGAGCAATGGGTCGGCCAACGTCGAGCAGAATTATTGCCAACGACTTACTATCACGTGGTCTTTACGCTGCCTCATGAATTGAATGGCTTGGTGATGGGCAATCGTACTTTACTATATAATTTGTTATTGGAGTCATCCTCTCAGACGCTCATACAGTTTGGTAAAGACCCCAAATATTTGGGTGCTGAAATTGGTATAACGTCGGTACTGCACACGTGGGGCCAGAATTTGTCGTTTCATCCGCATGTTCACTGCATTGTCAGTGGGGGAGGATTTGACGGAAATCAATGGCAAAATAGTAAGCGAGTAAGTGGGAAGTTTCTGTTTCCAGTGGGAGCAATGAAGATAGTCTTCAAGGGCATTTTGATGAAAGGTTTGCGAAAACTACGGCCCAAACTACGACTTGATAAGCTTAATTTTGAAGACTTATTAAGTCAGATTGGTCAGAAAGCGTGGAATGTGTATGCCAAACGGCCCTTTGGTGGAGCGATGGGGGTTTTAGAATACTTAGGTAGATACACTCACCGAATCGCCATCAGTAGTAGTCGCATCACCGAGGTAGGGCAAACGACGGTGAGTTTTAACTACAAAGACTACGCCGATGGGAGTAAAGTCAAACAAATGACGCTGAGTCATGAAGAATTCCTACGTCGTTTTGAGCAGCATATCCTTCCGAGGTATTTTGTTAAGATTAGACATTATGGATATTTACGCAACCGAGGTAAGCAAGAACGGCTCAAACAGATACTTGCGAGCCTGCAATTATCGGAGCGGAAGCCTATACCCAAGCTAACTGTTGAGCAGTTTATGCAGGAAAAATACGGGACAGGCCTTGGAAAGTGTCCATGTTGTGGGGAAGGAAGAATGGTCTCGATAGCTGTGACTTATAGTCATCGTTGCGAGCCAATACAAGCATCATTCCAAGTGAGAAACAAGGCTTCACCGGTGTAA